A genomic segment from Acidobacteriota bacterium encodes:
- a CDS encoding ABC transporter ATP-binding protein yields the protein MSSSPILRIEDLWVRYGDTVAVAGAHLEVPERCLLALVGASGCGKTSLLRAIAGFEPLSSGRIEIEGRVVADDITWVPPERRRVGMVFQQGALFPHLTVQQNVLYGLSRREQARAQEVLQLVRLEHLAERFPDELSGGQQQRVALARALAPAPEMVLLDEPFANLDAALRQRLREEVRSILEAAGTTAVLVTHDQEEALSVADRVAVMADGRILQEGPPERIYHHPETLAVARFLGDGQLVPCTVSGGVVRSSFGTAFSDAPDGPGRLFVRPEDLLVMPAGHDQGLPGEVVRRRFFGHDLLSEIHLENGEHVHVRQLSSASSTTGTAVRVRLREKAFRVFPAD from the coding sequence ATGAGCTCTTCCCCGATTCTGCGCATCGAAGATCTGTGGGTGCGCTACGGAGACACCGTCGCCGTCGCCGGCGCCCACCTGGAGGTCCCGGAACGCTGTCTGCTGGCCCTGGTGGGCGCCAGCGGCTGCGGCAAGACCAGCCTGCTGCGGGCCATCGCCGGCTTCGAGCCCCTGAGCTCCGGGCGCATCGAGATCGAAGGCCGGGTTGTGGCGGACGACATCACTTGGGTGCCGCCGGAACGCCGGCGGGTGGGCATGGTCTTCCAGCAAGGAGCCCTCTTCCCCCATCTGACGGTGCAACAGAACGTGCTCTACGGCCTCAGCCGCCGGGAGCAGGCCCGCGCCCAGGAGGTGCTACAGCTGGTACGCCTGGAACATCTGGCGGAGCGCTTCCCCGACGAGCTCTCCGGCGGCCAGCAACAGCGGGTCGCCCTCGCCCGGGCCCTCGCCCCGGCACCGGAAATGGTGCTGCTGGACGAGCCCTTCGCCAATCTCGACGCGGCCCTCCGCCAGCGGCTGCGGGAAGAGGTGCGGAGCATCCTGGAGGCCGCCGGCACCACCGCGGTGCTGGTTACCCACGACCAGGAGGAGGCCCTCAGCGTCGCCGACCGGGTGGCGGTGATGGCCGACGGCCGCATCCTCCAGGAGGGGCCGCCGGAGCGCATCTATCACCATCCCGAGACCTTGGCAGTGGCACGCTTCCTGGGCGACGGCCAGCTGGTGCCCTGCACGGTGAGCGGCGGCGTGGTGCGCTCCTCCTTCGGCACCGCTTTCAGCGACGCCCCCGACGGTCCCGGCCGCCTCTTCGTACGCCCGGAGGACCTGCTGGTGATGCCCGCCGGCCACGATCAAGGTCTCCCCGGCGAAGTCGTCCGCCGACGCTTCTTCGGCCACGATCTACTGTCGGAGATCCACCTGGAAAACGGCGAGCACGTCCACGTCCGCCAACTCTCCTCCGCCAGCTCCACCACCGGCACCGCCGTGCGGGTGCGGCTGCGCGAGAAGGCGTTTCGGGTGTTTCCGGCGGATTGA
- a CDS encoding type II toxin-antitoxin system RelE/ParE family toxin: protein MKLQTVRAENWRVLAMCTERGDCPLLDFLTSLEGQLAKDGRRMLRLLARVASLGPPKNTEISHQLDPGVWEFIQGRLRVLWFYDEGKLVLCSHGFVKKQQKTPRAELERAKTMRRRYLEAKRRGNLRVEGAAP from the coding sequence ATGAAGCTTCAAACCGTCCGCGCCGAGAACTGGCGCGTGCTGGCGATGTGTACGGAAAGAGGAGACTGCCCGCTACTGGATTTTCTCACCAGCTTAGAAGGCCAACTAGCCAAAGACGGACGTCGGATGCTGAGGCTTCTTGCTCGGGTTGCAAGCCTAGGTCCACCCAAGAACACCGAGATCTCTCACCAGCTGGACCCGGGGGTCTGGGAGTTCATCCAAGGGCGGCTCCGGGTCCTCTGGTTCTACGATGAGGGAAAGCTGGTCTTGTGTAGCCACGGCTTCGTAAAGAAGCAGCAGAAGACTCCCCGCGCAGAGCTGGAAAGAGCCAAGACCATGCGCCGCCGGTATCTGGAAGCAAAGAGACGAGGCAACTTGAGAGTGGAAGGAGCAGCCCCATGA
- a CDS encoding helix-turn-helix transcriptional regulator, whose amino-acid sequence MKPKNFDDLYRNAESHDDYWAAGVVQDFTEAIFQRMESEGVSRSELARRLETSPAYITKILRGDGNFTIATMVRLARALDMELKIELQPQASSSQAGQAIPGRPTVLAT is encoded by the coding sequence ATGAAGCCCAAGAACTTCGATGATCTCTACCGCAACGCCGAAAGCCATGACGACTACTGGGCCGCTGGGGTCGTCCAGGACTTCACCGAAGCGATCTTCCAGCGGATGGAGAGCGAGGGGGTCTCCCGGTCCGAGCTCGCCCGGCGGCTGGAAACCTCCCCCGCCTACATCACCAAGATCCTGCGCGGCGACGGCAACTTCACCATCGCCACCATGGTGCGGCTCGCCCGAGCCCTGGACATGGAGCTCAAGATCGAGCTCCAGCCGCAGGCAAGCTCGTCGCAAGCTGGCCAGGCTATCCCAGGCCGACCAACGGTCCTCGCGACGTGA
- a CDS encoding PQQ-binding-like beta-propeller repeat protein codes for MLSPMPEAVASFGGAVAGDYLYIYGGHVGETHEHSIENLSHHFRRLDLRSEGSTWEDLGEVQGLQGIPLVAHGDRVCRVGGLTARNSQGDEEDLISIAEVACYEPGEERWVELPPLPSGRSSHDAVVMGDTLYVVGGWQLRGAEQEPVWHDEMVMLDLSAEELQWVARPQGFQRRALAAAAAGGKVYALGGLSSDGTSRRVDVFDTATGTWNPGPQLPDMGGRMRGFGVSAFGVDDHVFLSGANGRIHVLEPGSETWRQDLGQLQQPRFFHRLLPHGDRLLFVGGASREGHLASVESQSLTALLAAKGEAGPARDVEEPAADGMEAEAEMEAEKETASWPGFRGAGDGVVRSEAMPMEWSPEHNVAWRASLPGYGQSSPVVWGQQVFVTSVEGEEKESLILSALDRGTGEVRWRRLFDASQRIPSSNMVSKGAPTPVVDGEGVYAFWESGDVVALDHRGETRWQRSLTREHGEFEGNHGVGSSLVQTDEAVIVQVTHEGPSYFLALDKGTGETRWMAERPSKVAWTTPVVVSAADRNLLVSSAAGRVEALDAATGERLWQVEGIEKNHVPSVVVAGDLVVAASSEAGQSLALRPVAAGGPGKAEVLWHAEGVSSGFGSPLVMGDCVLFVNKSGVAHCVDRQDGHLRWRHRLGAACWASPIAAGDYAFFFTKEGTTAVLKPTAEGPGPVAENSLPTDDTVYGVAAIPGAFFVRTGSEILRIGLDTPSAPEPSGDAVVARREP; via the coding sequence ATGCTCTCTCCCATGCCCGAGGCGGTGGCCAGCTTCGGCGGCGCGGTGGCCGGGGACTACCTCTACATCTACGGTGGCCACGTCGGGGAGACCCACGAACATTCCATCGAGAACCTCAGTCACCACTTTCGCCGCCTCGATCTGCGCTCCGAGGGAAGCACCTGGGAGGATCTGGGAGAGGTCCAGGGCCTCCAGGGCATCCCGTTGGTGGCCCACGGTGACCGGGTGTGCCGGGTCGGTGGCCTCACCGCTCGCAACTCCCAGGGAGACGAGGAAGACCTGATTTCCATCGCCGAGGTGGCCTGTTATGAGCCCGGCGAGGAGCGCTGGGTCGAGCTGCCGCCGCTGCCCTCGGGCCGCTCCTCCCATGATGCGGTGGTGATGGGAGACACGCTCTATGTCGTCGGCGGCTGGCAGCTGCGGGGAGCGGAGCAGGAGCCGGTGTGGCACGACGAGATGGTGATGCTCGACCTGTCGGCGGAGGAGCTCCAGTGGGTCGCCCGGCCTCAGGGGTTCCAGCGCCGTGCCTTGGCGGCGGCCGCTGCCGGGGGCAAGGTCTACGCTCTGGGAGGCTTGAGCTCCGACGGCACCAGCCGCCGAGTCGACGTCTTCGATACGGCTACCGGAACCTGGAACCCGGGCCCGCAGCTGCCGGACATGGGCGGCCGCATGAGGGGCTTCGGGGTCTCCGCCTTTGGCGTCGACGACCATGTCTTCCTCTCCGGCGCCAACGGCCGGATCCACGTCCTGGAGCCGGGTTCCGAGACCTGGCGGCAGGACCTCGGGCAGCTGCAACAACCGCGCTTCTTCCACCGGCTGCTGCCCCACGGCGACCGGCTGCTCTTCGTCGGCGGCGCCAGCCGCGAGGGACACCTCGCCAGCGTCGAGAGCCAGAGTCTGACGGCGCTACTGGCCGCGAAGGGGGAAGCAGGCCCGGCGCGGGACGTGGAGGAGCCAGCTGCCGACGGGATGGAGGCTGAGGCCGAGATGGAAGCGGAGAAGGAGACCGCGTCCTGGCCCGGCTTTCGCGGTGCCGGCGACGGTGTCGTGCGCTCCGAGGCCATGCCCATGGAGTGGTCCCCGGAGCACAATGTGGCCTGGCGGGCTTCCCTGCCCGGCTACGGCCAGTCGTCGCCGGTGGTCTGGGGCCAGCAGGTCTTCGTCACCTCGGTGGAAGGTGAGGAGAAGGAGAGCCTGATCCTCTCCGCCCTCGACCGTGGAACCGGAGAAGTCCGCTGGCGCCGGCTCTTCGACGCCAGCCAGCGCATTCCCTCCAGCAACATGGTGAGCAAGGGAGCGCCCACCCCGGTGGTGGACGGCGAGGGAGTCTACGCATTTTGGGAGAGCGGGGACGTGGTGGCGTTGGATCACCGCGGCGAAACCCGGTGGCAGCGCTCCCTGACCCGGGAGCACGGTGAGTTCGAAGGCAATCATGGAGTGGGTAGCTCGCTGGTGCAGACCGACGAGGCGGTGATCGTGCAGGTGACTCACGAAGGGCCGTCTTACTTCTTGGCGCTGGACAAGGGGACGGGAGAGACCCGCTGGATGGCGGAGCGCCCGTCGAAGGTTGCCTGGACCACGCCGGTGGTGGTCTCCGCTGCGGATCGAAACCTTTTGGTGAGCAGCGCCGCGGGCCGGGTCGAGGCCCTGGACGCGGCCACCGGCGAGCGCCTCTGGCAGGTGGAAGGCATCGAGAAGAATCACGTGCCGTCGGTGGTCGTGGCGGGAGATCTGGTGGTGGCGGCGAGCTCCGAGGCCGGCCAGAGCCTCGCCTTGCGCCCCGTGGCGGCGGGCGGTCCGGGCAAGGCGGAAGTCCTGTGGCACGCCGAGGGCGTGTCCTCGGGCTTCGGTTCGCCGCTGGTGATGGGCGACTGCGTGCTCTTCGTCAACAAATCCGGCGTGGCCCACTGTGTCGACCGCCAGGACGGCCACCTACGCTGGCGCCATCGTCTGGGCGCCGCCTGCTGGGCGTCCCCCATCGCCGCCGGCGACTACGCGTTTTTCTTCACCAAGGAAGGCACCACCGCAGTGCTCAAGCCCACTGCCGAAGGTCCGGGCCCTGTGGCGGAAAACTCTCTCCCCACCGACGACACCGTCTACGGCGTCGCCGCCATCCCCGGCGCCTTCTTCGTCCGCACCGGCAGCGAAATCCTCCGCATCGGTCTCGACACTCCTTCTGCCCCCGAGCCTTCCGGCGATGCGGTGGTGGCGCGGCGGGAGCCCTGA